The Paramormyrops kingsleyae isolate MSU_618 chromosome 23, PKINGS_0.4, whole genome shotgun sequence sequence caTCCTGCACAGATTATTTCCCTGCCATGTCTGCTTGGAATAGGTTCCAGACTCCCTGTCATCCTGTAATAGATAAgaggctggaagatggatgtgttTGCTGTATTTTTCCATATTCATCGGGGATAAGTGCTcagaagaaacatttttaatgtgtttctgGGACATTCTAACGGCAGGTCGTAAAACTCCCATCCCAAATGTGCTTTCAGAACAACTGTCTGACACGGCCTGTTGTGTTCCTGACTCCGGACATCGAGCAGAAGCAGGCGGCTAAGCTCAGGGACGTCATCAAAAGACACCAGGTAGGTGGCTCCAGCGGATCAGGGGGCATCAGGGGGCATCCGGGCACATTCTGGCATGGCGGGGGCCTGTCACAAGCCATCAGCCATTTTCCACTCTACTGAAATATCAGTGTTCTGTGGCGAAGAGGTCTGCCCCAAATTTAGGATGAAGGTCTTTAACATCATAATAATCTAATTGCCTAGAAAACGTAAGCCATCTGTCTTTTTCAGTATTTCATAGATCTACGGCTAATTAGATAGACTAAATATAGTTGTGACTCAGGCTTTGAGATGTCTGTAAACGCTTATTTAAGGTTTGTGAAAATTTGCCTTGTATTCTTTTGACTTCCTGCGAAATCCTTGCTGTTAAACCTCATCTGGTTGAAGAAATTAACTGTGCTGTGAGCAGGAGACCTTTCTGCCCCAATAGATGTCCCTCCCGATTGTTTTTGATGTTGTAGTAGTagttggacccttaataataacaatagtcGTTGGTTAATCGTCTTGTCTTTGTGTCCCAGGGCTCAATCACAGAGGAGAAGACCAAAGCCACGCATGTCATTTATCCCTCTCCTGCCTCCCTCGATGAAGGTCAGTGCCGCTGGACGGAGGGGGGATCCAGGGAAGGGGAGCCCCCACTTAGAGGGAGGCCCCCTGCCTGTTTGATGCGTTAACGGGAGAGGCCAGGACGGCTGGGGTCACTGTGTGCCGTCAGCCTGACGTAAGCCGCGTTGACGGCCGACGCTGATCAGGTTCCTCTCTCCCTTGCAGAGGAGTGGCTGCGTCCTGTCATGCGTAAAGAGAAACAGGTGCTGGTGCACTGGGGGATGTTCCCTGAcaggtgagagagagtgagagagagtgagagagaaagagagtcTCACACACCGGCAGGAGGGGGGAATGTTCACTGACAGGTgggggggagacagagagagtcaCACACAATCACGACAGATGACGTACAAGATCTATGGCAGAGGTCGGGATTCCTCTGTGCTCAGGGTTCAGGGCTTTGGTGCTGTGCTGCCGGCCCTGGTATACAGACCGGTGATCCTCTGGGTTCAGGCACAGACCTGGAAAACCCCCCCACTGTGGTTGAGGGCAGGCAGCATGGGGAATAGTGAAAGTATGTAAATGAAGCCCATACCGTATGATTGGCAGAGTCGGCTGACCAATGAGTGTGACGTACCGTTTTGTGTTCTGCATGTAGCTATGACACGTGGGTGTCCTCCAGCGAGGTGGAGGCAGATGTGGAAGACCCCCCAGGCGCCGAGAAGCCCTGGAAGGTCAGAGTGCTTTGAGTCTGCTTGCCCCCATCCTTTGGAAGGTGGCTTGACCTCCTGGCAAAACTTGCGTCTTGTTCAAACACCTGGCAGTCAGTGATGATGAGTAAAGCCCTGTGATTGGTCAGAGTCATGGAGCAGAGGTGTATCCGCAGGGCTGTGGTCTCTGTGTCACGTCCTGATTGGCTGCTCGATCTCTGACCTTTTCCAGGTTCACGCCAGGTGGGTCCTTGACACCGATGCCTTCAATGAGTGGATGAACGAGGAAGATTATGAACTGGATGAGAACAAGAAGCCTGTGAGCTCCCGCCAACGCATCTTCCCACGTGAGGAAGAGGTACGTCCCACTTCTGGCCAGGGGACCCCAGGCCCCCTCTATGCTGGGCGTAGTGCCCCAGGTCGCCGGGTTCCCTGTTGAGCCCTCTCACGCCACCGGGGGGCGTGCTCCTGCGTCTGCTCTCTGTTTCATTCCTCTACATCTTCACGGTGCCTCCGTGCCTTTGCTGTCTGTCCCATCGCTGTCAGCCATTCCACTCCAGGCTCCTCTTCGCCTCTCACCGCCTCCGCTGTGCTcgtcccccccatcccccccccccccggccgcccgcccgcccgctcCCCCCCGCAGCTCCACCCCATCGCTCATCGCCGCGCTTTTCTCTCatcctccaccccacccccggcaTCTGATCAGTCTTCCCGTACACCTGATCGCAAGGACCGCAAGGCGGCCAGCAGCAGCAAGAAGAGGAGGCGGTCTCCGTCGCCCCAGGCCACGCCCACTGAATCCCGCAAGAAGGGGAACAAGAAGGGGTATGTCCCAttactgccctctgctggcagaTACAAGCAGAGACTGCATGTAGGTTGTAgtcaaagtgaactttattgtcatctttcCATAAACAAGTATACAGATAAATCGAGATGGTGAAGCTCAGACTCCACAGAATATACATATAGTTGAATTTTTACACAGAGTGTAAGTAGACAGAAGTCAGGAGATACTAAGAAAAACTAAGTGGACAGAGAACAGAACAAGACAAAGAGTGAAAATGAGCTGAAGTATTTCAAGCACAGTGGCAGTCAGTGCGAGCGGCTTTCTGGTGCGGGAGCACAGTGCAAAATAAGATTTTGTGCAGTATGATTTTTGTgcaaatacagtataaatacagtatatttgtgTGACGTTACAGTATAAATACAGTTTGATATCGGTATAATATCAGAGGGTGTAGCAGCAGAgtcagtttaaaatgtaaaaacaatagGAAAACTGTGTAGGTCATGTGGGTTAGGAGAGGGTTGATTGGAAGACCCTGTGGGGGCAGCGTGGTGTTGAGAAGCCTGACAGCGTGGGGATGAAAACTGTCGTGCAGCCTGGCCGATCTGGCTGTGATGCTGCAGTATCTCCTCCTGGATGACAGGGTGTGAGGGTGTGAGGGGTCCTGCACAATGCTGCAGGCTTTTCAAACACTCCTTGTGGTGAATGTGTCTTGTAGTGATGGGAGAGGCACCCCGATGTAGATCCTAGTCTCAGATTTTGCGGCTTAAAAATATGACCGAACCAGTGGCATGTGTTGATACGCAGGACCCCTGGGCAGTACTACAAGCGCAGAGGCCAccggggagaggaggaggagccagaGGAGGACCTGACCAAAGACATGGAGGACCCCACTCCCGTCCCCAACATGGAGGAGGTCATCCTGCCCAAGAACGGTGAGCCTCCTGCTCACAACGTGGGAACTGTGCGACCTGGCCGCCAAGCTGGCTTCGGGTTCGATCCCTGCGTCCCTTTGCTTTCTGGGCCTAGGTCTCCATGTCCGGGTTGATACTGGCTGTCAGAGTCGTTTCAGTCTAGCTGTGTTTTCCTGCCTTTCCCCTCGTCGTCTTGCTTAGTGCCCATTGTCGTCTCGCTGGCGTGATGAAACGTAGCGAAGCCCCTCGTATTTTGCTTGGTCTCTGCAGTGAATCTGAAGAAGGACAGTGAGAACACGCCGGTGAAGGGCGGCACCATGACAGACCTGGGTAAGTGCGACGCCCCCTAGTGGCCGTCTAGTGGTCGCTTCTGCAGCTCTCTTGATTCCCATTGTATTATGGGTAATGATGGAAACCATCCGCATTTTTCAGACGAACAGGAGGACGACTCCTTGCTCACTGGGGGGAAGGTAAGACTCCTCCTTATTCCTAATGCAGACTGTATgaaacgtgggggggggggagtgaggtAGGCTTACTGTGATCTATCATTCCAACCGTCCTCCCCTGCAGGAGGACGAGGAACCGGGGAAGATGGAGATGAACCGGCTGTTGGACTCGGGCGAGGACAATGTGACGGAACAGACCCACCACATCATCATCCCCAGCTACGCGGCATGGTTCGACTATAACTGGTGAGGCGCGTTTCCCATTTACCATGTCTGGGTCGTGTTTACACTGATGGGCTACAACATGGCagacggatacgtctctgccgctgaagctttgcgccatgtcatacctgtgttcatgtcAGCGTTGTTGCGAATGcgtttgaatacgcgctaatgcggctatttggAACCGCGAATAGCGATCGTTTTGTCTTTTATGAGGAACGCTCCTGGTGTTCATGAGCCTGTGGAGAGGCTGATCGGATACGTGTCTCTCCGTCCTGCAGCATCCATGAGATCGAGAGGCGTGCCCTCCCTGAGTTCTTCAACGGCAAGAACAAGTCCAAGACTCCAGAGATGTGAGTGTGATCTGAGGttcagtttagctgattttCTTTGATTTCCGGCTGCCTGTTCCCTGCCAGCCACACACCGACGCCTCCGTTTCCTGTTTCAGATACCTGGCTTATCGTAACTTCATGATTGACACCTACCGCCTGAACCCCCAGGAGTACCTCACCTCCACTTCCTGCCGCAGGAACTTGACCGGAGATGTGTGCGCCATCATGAGGTGACGGTCGAgagcagtgcatgatgggtatggGGCATTTCCCCCTCCTTGTATGACCGCAGTGTGATTCCTCCACCCAGAGTACATGCATTTCTGGAGCAGTGGGGGTTGGTGAACTACCAGGTGGACGCAGAGAGCCGACCCCTCCCCATGGgccccccgcccacccctcACTTCAACGTGCTGGCGGACACTCCCTCGGGATTGGTGCCCCTCCTCCATCGGCCGTCTCAGGTACACACCGGACACGGCGGCAGGCGGAGCGGTCGCTGGCCGTCCAAGTCCCCACCCTGACGCGTGtgacctccccccctccccagatcCCAGCCTCGCAGCAGATGCTCAGCTTCCCAGAGAAGACCAAGGAGAAGCCGATGGACCTGCAGAACTTTGGGCTGCGTACCGACATCTATGCCCGGAAAAACCCCAAGGTGCATTTCCCTCAACAGACAGCAGGGGGTGCATCATTAAAGTGTCCTTTTGTTTGAATAGGGAAACCTATGTTTTCTATAGTAAATAAACCTGATAGCTGTCAATCAACTGTTGAAATAAACAAAGGGAGTCGTGACATACTTGGGCTTATTCAGACTCACTCTAAATGCAGAATAGATTTGACAGAGGGCCAAATGTTTCACAGCAGAGTCCTGCTGAActatgtctcccccccccccccctcagagcaAAGGTGCCAGTGCTGGGCGGGAGTGGACAGAGCAGGAGaccctgctgctgctggaggtGAGCAGGGCAGTCGTGCAGCCATCCCTGATTGGGGAGTCATTTTCGTGCTGTTTAGAGCTGTTCTCTGCCATTAGCTGTGTTGATGGAACTCCATTTCCCATCATGCCACGCTCTTCCACAGGCCCTGGAGATGTACAAGGATGACTGGAACAAGGTGTCGGAGCACGTGGGGAGCCGCACGCAGGACGAGTGCATCCTGCATTTCCTGCGGCTGCCCATCGAGGACCCGTACCTGGAGAACTCAGACGCCTCGCTGGGCCCACTAGCCTACCAGCCAGTGCCCTTCAGCCAGTCGGGGAACCCCGTCATGAGCACCGTGGCCTTCCTGGCGTCCGTGGTGGACCCCCGCGTGGCCGCGGCGGCGGCAAAGGCTGCCCTGGGTGggtgtcggtgtgtgtgtgtgtgtgtgtggtgtctggCGCCACCTGTTGGTGAGCTCTGGTGTTACGGCCCTGGTGGTCCTGTGGCGGGCGTGCGGGTGCCCAGCTGACCCGGTGCTTGTCCCCCCTCACAGAGGAGTTCTCgcgggtcagggaggaggtcccCTCCGAACTGGTGGAGGCCCACGTGAAGAAAGTGCAGGAGTCGATGCGGAGCACGGGCAAGCTGGAGCCTGCCTTCGGGCTGGAGAGCAGCGGCATCGCCGGCACGGCCCCCGACGAGCCTGAGAAGCCGGGTACGCTCGCCGCACGCCGTCCGCGCGGTCGGTCCCAAGCACATCTGCAAGCTGGAGCTAAGAGGCTTACGGCTCGCCGATGATCCATGTGTTTACACCCTACCTGCGCATGGGGGCTGGCTGATCCTTCAGCTCGGTTAAACGGCCTGTCTGAGAGCTTCAGATGGATGCTGCTCTTTTCAGGGGGGGTGTGAGTGTGCTGTGCTGTTCAGTgcgtgtccagcagggggcagcagcagcCCAGCCACAGAAACCGTAATGGTGGGGGCTGTGGATGTTTTTCTCCATGGTAACACATCAGAGGCTGCTGTCCGTGTCCCCGTGTGTCCGTGTCCCCgtgtccgtgtgtctgtgttgtgtatctgtgtagtgtgtctttgtctgtgttgtgtgtgtcaAGGTTGGATTAGAGCCCATGTGGCAGACAGAGCAGCGATGGGGGGAGACGTGCAGAACCCAAGCCTCTCTGAGCCCTTGCTGCTGTAGCACCATGCTGGCAGCTATAGGACCACAAAGCCTGCAAACTGCCACAGAACCGGACCTGAACTTCTGTGTTTACTGAGACTCCCCGCTACAGCCTTAGGGCCTCACGCCGAGGTTAACCTCTCTGATGGGGCCTCATCCTCAGTGCACCATCCCATCAGCTGCTTGTACAGTCGAGATATGGGGCAGTGAGCATTCTCCTTTACTTTACTCCTGAAAACTTTTCAAATGCGTGACCTGAGTTCGTCGTCGGAAAGTGCAACGTTCTGCCCTCGGTGAGGTTGGGCGCCCTGAGCGAGGTCTCCGAAGCCGCAGCTGTGTGGTTTGATGTTAGCAGcggccccccccacctctctgcTGTAGGTGGGGGGCAGGTGAGCTGTGTGAGAGGGCCGATTCTCAGGGCACCGGGTCCAGGCTGTGCATCTTCACTGGTCTTCCACCCGTCACGATGGTCATTAATCTTCCATCCATTCTGTAGCTACCTCCAGCCAGGCTCCTCTATAATGGATGCCTGTGAT is a genomic window containing:
- the LOC111846959 gene encoding SWI/SNF complex subunit SMARCC1-like isoform X2, which gives rise to MAAAATGGTVTGGPTTGQAGGSTSIGKKKDGGPSAKFWESSDTVFQMDAVRQWIMKHYKKYVQTDSPSNKSLAGLVMQLLQFQEDAFGRKMNNPALTKLPNKCFLDFKPGGALCHILGSVYKFKSEQGWRRFDFQNPSRMDRNVEMFMTVEKALVQNNCLTRPVVFLTPDIEQKQAAKLRDVIKRHQGSITEEKTKATHVIYPSPASLDEEEWLRPVMRKEKQVLVHWGMFPDSYDTWVSSSEVEADVEDPPGAEKPWKVHARWVLDTDAFNEWMNEEDYELDENKKPVSSRQRIFPREEEDRKAASSSKKRRRSPSPQATPTESRKKGNKKGTPGQYYKRRGHRGEEEEPEEDLTKDMEDPTPVPNMEEVILPKNVNLKKDSENTPVKGGTMTDLDEQEDDSLLTGGKEDEEPGKMEMNRLLDSGEDNVTEQTHHIIIPSYAAWFDYNCIHEIERRALPEFFNGKNKSKTPEIYLAYRNFMIDTYRLNPQEYLTSTSCRRNLTGDVCAIMRVHAFLEQWGLVNYQVDAESRPLPMGPPPTPHFNVLADTPSGLVPLLHRPSQIPASQQMLSFPEKTKEKPMDLQNFGLRTDIYARKNPKSKGASAGREWTEQETLLLLEALEMYKDDWNKVSEHVGSRTQDECILHFLRLPIEDPYLENSDASLGPLAYQPVPFSQSGNPVMSTVAFLASVVDPRVAAAAAKAALEEFSRVREEVPSELVEAHVKKVQESMRSTGKLEPAFGLESSGIAGTAPDEPEKPEGADAEKMETDAEAQQTEKVEDKDKEEADKPGDSAERPPESEKMKSEGAEAADRQQEDGEGTEESKTDKDKEESMEVGDGSKEPEGEEGVRKADPEVSERNIATAAAAALASAATKAKHLAAVEERKIKSLVALLVETQMKKLEIKLRHFEELETIMDREKEALEQQRQQLLSERQAFHMEQLKYAEMKARQQIDQQKAAGHHGPPAGMHGPPPQGYNPMHHPMGSHHPPQTGAMGGPGQPLPGRMMPVAPPPSNMPPMMGAMHPGAPNGMYPAPPPTQPDGMSSGPVGPPVTGAARVQAEN
- the LOC111846959 gene encoding SWI/SNF complex subunit SMARCC1-like isoform X1, with the translated sequence MAAAATGGTVTGGPTTGQAGGSTSIGKKKDGGPSAKFWESSDTVFQMDAVRQWIMKHYKKYVQTDSPSNKSLAGLVMQLLQFQEDAFGRKMNNPALTKLPNKCFLDFKPGGALCHILGSVYKFKSEQGWRRFDFQNPSRMDRNVEMFMTVEKALVQNNCLTRPVVFLTPDIEQKQAAKLRDVIKRHQGSITEEKTKATHVIYPSPASLDEEEWLRPVMRKEKQVLVHWGMFPDSYDTWVSSSEVEADVEDPPGAEKPWKVHARWVLDTDAFNEWMNEEDYELDENKKPVSSRQRIFPREEESSRTPDRKDRKAASSSKKRRRSPSPQATPTESRKKGNKKGTPGQYYKRRGHRGEEEEPEEDLTKDMEDPTPVPNMEEVILPKNVNLKKDSENTPVKGGTMTDLDEQEDDSLLTGGKEDEEPGKMEMNRLLDSGEDNVTEQTHHIIIPSYAAWFDYNCIHEIERRALPEFFNGKNKSKTPEIYLAYRNFMIDTYRLNPQEYLTSTSCRRNLTGDVCAIMRVHAFLEQWGLVNYQVDAESRPLPMGPPPTPHFNVLADTPSGLVPLLHRPSQIPASQQMLSFPEKTKEKPMDLQNFGLRTDIYARKNPKSKGASAGREWTEQETLLLLEALEMYKDDWNKVSEHVGSRTQDECILHFLRLPIEDPYLENSDASLGPLAYQPVPFSQSGNPVMSTVAFLASVVDPRVAAAAAKAALEEFSRVREEVPSELVEAHVKKVQESMRSTGKLEPAFGLESSGIAGTAPDEPEKPEGADAEKMETDAEAQQTEKVEDKDKEEADKPGDSAERPPESEKMKSEGAEAADRQQEDGEGTEESKTDKDKEESMEVGDGSKEPEGEEGVRKADPEVSERNIATAAAAALASAATKAKHLAAVEERKIKSLVALLVETQMKKLEIKLRHFEELETIMDREKEALEQQRQQLLSERQAFHMEQLKYAEMKARQQIDQQKAAGHHGPPAGMHGPPPQGYNPMHHPMGSHHPPQTGAMGGPGQPLPGRMMPVAPPPSNMPPMMGAMHPGAPNGMYPAPPPTQPDGMSSGPVGPPVTGAARVQAEN